One segment of Planctomycetaceae bacterium DNA contains the following:
- a CDS encoding chloride channel protein — MESAAMTAKAEIREKAQSLLMMCMLALAVGVIGGIGAWLFRLLIGLLHNLFFLGKLAWGYDANAHTASNPWGTGIIVVPVLGALLVAWLVKTFAPEARGHGVPEVVDAIHYNGARIRPIVAAVKSLASAICIGSGGAVGREGPIIQIGSAFGSTLGQVMCVPARQRITLVAAGAAAGIAATFNAPLGGIVFAIELLLISVNVWNLLPVALSTVTATYIGRALLGTYPAFNIAPLRVDEFQLGSPWLLLLFGPFGAVMGLASVVFVKGIYWAEDRFESLPGNDYSRHACGMLLVGIMLCVMWQMTGRYHVEGIGYATIMDVLTGALTNPAFLLLLCGLKLTATCLTLGSGGSGGVFSPALFLGATLGGVFGHVVSWLLPGIQIDVVAFVLAGMAAMIGASTGAMLTAAVMLHEMTDDNNVVLPVIVTTMVACGVRKFASPGSIYTLKLLRRGHVVPEGLQAALDEARTVEHVMEKTFRIVDEAKGAGDTGAVSGVTIVGREGRVVRVVHPFGSIGAASDHTDSGDEMFVILGPGTPLVEAIREMQRAGAGCAVVFARADSDRVEDVAGVVTLRELSIYRTELADLF, encoded by the coding sequence GTGGAAAGCGCAGCGATGACGGCAAAAGCGGAAATCCGTGAAAAAGCTCAAAGTCTGTTGATGATGTGCATGTTGGCGCTGGCCGTGGGGGTAATTGGTGGAATTGGAGCGTGGCTGTTTCGGCTGCTGATCGGGCTGCTGCACAACCTGTTCTTTCTGGGAAAGCTCGCGTGGGGATACGACGCGAATGCGCACACAGCCAGCAATCCATGGGGCACGGGTATCATTGTCGTGCCGGTGCTCGGTGCGCTGCTGGTTGCATGGCTGGTGAAAACGTTCGCGCCTGAAGCCAGGGGGCACGGGGTTCCGGAAGTGGTGGATGCTATTCACTACAACGGCGCACGGATCCGGCCAATCGTGGCAGCCGTCAAGTCGCTGGCGTCGGCCATCTGCATCGGCAGCGGCGGGGCGGTAGGTCGGGAAGGCCCGATCATCCAGATCGGCAGCGCGTTCGGCTCGACCCTGGGCCAGGTCATGTGCGTCCCCGCGCGGCAGCGGATCACGCTGGTCGCGGCCGGCGCGGCGGCCGGCATCGCCGCCACATTCAACGCACCGCTGGGCGGCATCGTTTTTGCCATCGAACTGCTGTTGATCTCAGTGAACGTATGGAACCTGCTTCCCGTCGCTCTCTCCACGGTCACCGCCACGTATATCGGCCGGGCTCTTTTGGGAACCTATCCGGCGTTCAACATCGCGCCGCTTCGCGTCGATGAGTTCCAGCTTGGCTCGCCCTGGCTGCTGCTGCTGTTCGGTCCATTCGGCGCCGTGATGGGTCTTGCGTCAGTCGTTTTTGTGAAAGGAATCTACTGGGCAGAGGACCGGTTCGAATCGCTGCCCGGCAACGACTATTCGCGACACGCGTGTGGCATGCTGCTGGTTGGGATCATGCTTTGCGTTATGTGGCAAATGACGGGCCGGTACCACGTGGAAGGGATTGGCTATGCCACGATTATGGACGTGCTCACCGGAGCACTGACGAATCCGGCATTCCTGCTGCTGCTGTGCGGACTGAAGTTGACGGCGACTTGTTTGACGCTTGGTTCCGGCGGTTCCGGCGGCGTGTTTTCGCCGGCGCTGTTCCTGGGCGCGACACTGGGCGGGGTGTTTGGACATGTGGTGAGCTGGCTGCTGCCTGGAATCCAGATCGACGTGGTCGCGTTCGTGCTGGCCGGCATGGCGGCGATGATCGGCGCCTCGACCGGCGCAATGCTGACCGCCGCCGTCATGCTGCACGAAATGACCGACGACAATAACGTCGTGCTGCCGGTGATTGTGACTACCATGGTGGCCTGCGGCGTCAGGAAGTTTGCCTCTCCGGGCAGCATTTATACGCTCAAGCTCCTTCGCCGTGGCCACGTCGTGCCGGAAGGGCTGCAGGCCGCACTGGACGAAGCACGGACGGTGGAGCATGTCATGGAAAAGACGTTTCGGATTGTGGATGAGGCGAAGGGAGCCGGCGACACCGGGGCGGTGTCAGGTGTCACCATCGTTGGACGCGAGGGACGAGTCGTTCGCGTGGTGCATCCCTTCGGCTCCATTGGCGCAGCGTCCGACCATACGGATAGCGGCGACGAAATGTTCGTCATTCTCGGACCAGGCACGCCGCTGGTGGAAGCCATCCGCGAGATGCAACGGGCCGGTGCCGGCTGCGCCGTGGTATTTGCCCGCGCCGACTCGGACCGCGTCGAAGACGTCGCTGGTGTCGTGACTCTCCGCGAACTCAGCATCTATCGGACAGAGCTGGCCGACTTGTTTTGA
- a CDS encoding methyltransferase domain-containing protein, which translates to MTTNLTQQFYDRISHAYDLIADGGEREARERGLEWLNVQPGESVLEIGYGTGHSLVQLANLAGPNGQVTGIDISPGMRDVARKRVSEAGVAGQVELLVGAVPPLPMKDDSFDVVTMSFTLELFPLDTIPAVLAECRRVLKPGGRLGVVSMASVKSGDEESLLERTYVWMHTHFPHIVDCQPIPVEQMIAEAGFALNKQERISLFTMPVAVVVAG; encoded by the coding sequence ATGACAACGAATCTTACGCAGCAATTCTATGATCGGATCAGTCATGCCTACGACCTGATCGCCGATGGCGGTGAACGCGAAGCCCGCGAGCGTGGCCTGGAATGGCTCAACGTTCAGCCGGGCGAGTCGGTTCTCGAAATCGGTTACGGCACCGGACACTCGCTGGTGCAGTTAGCAAATTTGGCCGGCCCGAACGGCCAGGTGACCGGAATTGACATATCGCCTGGTATGCGCGACGTGGCCCGGAAACGCGTGTCGGAAGCGGGTGTCGCGGGCCAGGTAGAACTTCTCGTTGGAGCGGTCCCCCCACTGCCGATGAAGGACGACTCGTTTGATGTCGTAACCATGAGTTTCACGCTTGAACTGTTTCCGCTGGATACGATTCCCGCAGTACTGGCAGAATGCCGTCGGGTGTTGAAGCCGGGAGGCCGACTCGGCGTGGTCAGCATGGCATCGGTCAAAAGTGGCGACGAAGAGAGTTTGCTGGAACGCACTTACGTTTGGATGCACACTCACTTTCCGCACATTGTCGACTGCCAGCCCATCCCCGTCGAGCAAATGATCGCCGAGGCAGGCTTTGCTCTGAACAAACAGGAGCGCATTTCGCTGTTCACAATGCCTGTCGCGGTGGTTGTGGCCGGATAA